The Triticum aestivum cultivar Chinese Spring chromosome 7B, IWGSC CS RefSeq v2.1, whole genome shotgun sequence genome window below encodes:
- the LOC123160568 gene encoding disease resistance protein PIK6-NP-like produces MMEGQDPIQGCREILCENGWSLVIDGLRSIHDWDLIKSTLLSWPVSRSSTIVITREESIATYCTDAEDCILNVKGLEADDAIFLFRKITLDEKQLPSQAETISRLIMSKCGGLPEVIVAIGKYARKHIRNEMFLESTNAGFMGCLETSSVLPSLTSLFCWMQSYFDACSDELKPCIFYMSVFPADQSIRRNRLLRRWIADGYSSGGGGTAEEKVEKLMSELMKLSILYQEQQKSTMIRSYFKVNGFFREYIKSRPMEDNLVFALEGDCSPSSQLTGQHLTISSNWDRDDIVFKGLDLSRLRSLTVFGEWRSFLVCDKMKLLRVLDLEGTSSTSDGTASVTDEDLEKIVKEFPRLKFMSLRGCVHITRLPDSLGSMRQLETLDVRHTSIVELSPAIVTKLHKLQYIRARKHHHHNQGVEGAREGEQGFRVG; encoded by the exons ATGATGGAAGGCCAAGACCCTATTCAAGGGTGTCGTGAAATTCTATGTGAAAACGGATGGAGCCTTGTCATTGATGGTCTGCGGTCCATTCATGACTGGGACTTGATAAAATCAACCTTGTTATCCTGGCCTGTAAGTCGTAGTAGCACTATTGTCATTACACGTGAAGAAAGCATCGCCACATATTGTACAGATGCGGAAGACTGTATTCTCAACGTCAAGGGTCTAGAAGCCGACGATGCCATTTTTCTCTTCAGAAAG ATAACTTTGGACGAGAAGCAACTGCCCTCCCAGGCAGAGACAATTTCAAGGCTTATCATGTCCAAATGTGGCGGGCTTCCAGAAGTAATAGTTGCCATAGGCAAATACGCCCGCAAACACATAAGGAATGAGATGTTCTTGGAGTCTACAAATGCAGGCTTCATGGGATGTTTAGAAACTAGCTCAGTTCTTCCTAGCTTAACAAGCCTATTTTGTTGGATGCAATCATACTTTGATGCTTGCTCGGATGAACTAAAGCCATGCATCTTCTATATGTCAGTCTTCCCAGCGGACCAGAGCATTAGGCGGAATCGCTTGCTCAGACGGTGGATCGCAGACGGTTATTCATCTGGTGGTGGTGGCACCGCAGAGGAGAAGGTAGAAAAGCTCATGTCTGAGTTGATGAAGTTGAGCATATTATATCAGGAGCAACAGAAATCAACAATGATAAGAAGCTACTTCAAAGTCAATGGTTTCTTCCGTGAATACATCAAGTCACGGCCAATGGAGGATAACCTTGTGTTTGCACTAGAGGGGGATTGCAGCCCCAGCTCACAGCTCACTGGACAACACCTAACCATAAGCAGCAACTGGGATAGAGATGATATTGTATTCAAGGGCCTGGACTTGTCAAGGCTACGGTCTTTGACAGTGTTCGGTGAGTGGAGATCATTCCTTGTATGTGATAAGATGAAGCTGCTTCGGGTGCTTGACCTGGAGGGCACTAGTAGTACATCAGATGGTACTGCTAGTGTAACAGATGAGGATCTGGAGAAGATCGTGAAGGAGTTTCCTCGCCTCAAGTTCATGTCCTTGCGAGGATGCGTGCACATCACTCGTCTCCCAGATTCATTGGGTTCCATGAGGCAGCTGGAGACTCTAGATGTCAGGCACACCTCCATAGTTGAGTTGTCACCTGCTATCGTCACCAAGCTACACAAGTTGCAATACATTCGTGCCCGGAAACACCATCATCACAACCAAGGAGTGGAAGGAGCAAGAGAAGGAGAACAAGGATTCAGAGTcggatga